Proteins from a genomic interval of Colletes latitarsis isolate SP2378_abdomen chromosome 12, iyColLati1, whole genome shotgun sequence:
- the Ric-3 gene encoding RIC3 acetylcholine receptor chaperone isoform X2: protein MAEITDFGPRKTIFILAIVTGCFAVLWPKIFYPMLTASVTPHQTSDSSACCDVIFESDVNAADIMYEICQNILKHHQVDPRVRDVLKTVKLTPQSASLCREEILARCGIDLSTFLAERERLGKSSKQVLEEIRSFNGSLCLKMHFGIPLSQLGTPHLIRYHILMPHITIRQERRTPPHAGGLHPALRERGRAIPSSHIVPKVVDRPDHVVPKMRPPLGGAGHVVPAPKGSGIMGIIMPLYTLGIVLFFLYTIVKVLKKNSDGEIISEYPGAAAEKEFRKMVFSPEVFASAMTSGAMHHQKERSVSPHRPAPTIEELNDLDGPPKSKDLAGVDRLSKDDTDVQVDRSTTDKEVENIENSPTVKVMGMEMTASCEGKGSRPTTPIIPISPSHVEREKTPPKPIYLEGALPPQCELLVTDSKTQAQKAEEDAEAPVVLSGKMTLSLISLDQNAAEFGEENQEVDGTEEEAQETEDVNKDKEDKKQVEIGEYEEKVEAEIDESKDDEEISVEIDDSENYEAEIEVGVEDEESEVEVSDNEDEESEVEVSDNEDEESEVEESDNEDEDEEVEVSDNEAEESEVEVSYSEDEDEVNN from the exons catGCTGCGACGTAATATTTGAAAGCGACGTCAATGCTGCGGATATTATGTATGAAATATGTCAGAACATATTGAAGCATCATCAAGTCGATCCACGAGTAAGGGATGTTCTGAAAACTGTAAAACTGACACCGCAAAGCGCAAGCTTATGTAGAGAAGAAATTTTAGCCAGATGTGGCATAGATTTGTCTACATTTCTCGCGGAAAGAGAACGCTTGGGAAAATCTTCTAAACAAGTTTTGGAAGAGATCAGATCATTTAATGGTTCCCTCTGCCTTAAGATGCATTTTGGTATACCCCTTTCTCAGTTAGGAACTCCACATCTCATCAGATATCATATTTTAATGCCGCACA ttaCAATACGACAAGAACGACGCACGCCCCCTCATGCGGGTGGTTTACATCCTGCATTGAGAGAACGTGGCAGAGCCATACCTTCCTCTCATATTGTTCCAAAGGTGGTAGATAGACCCGATCATGTTGTGCCAAAAATGAGGCCACCCTTGGGAGGTGCAGGGCACGTTGTTCCTGCACCAAAAGGAAGTGGTATAATGGGAATCATTATGCCACTATATACATTAGGCATTGTACTGTTTTTCCTCTATACAATCGTCAAG GTGTTGAAGAAAAATTCAGATGGCGAAATAATCTCAGAATATCCAGGAGCCGCGGcagaaaaagaatttcgaaaaatGGTATTTAGTCCCGAAGTCTTTGCCAGTGCAATGACCAGTGGCGCGATGCACCACCAAAAAGAAAGATCGGTATCCCCTCACAGACCTGCGCCAACCATAGAAGAATTAAACGATC taGATGGGCCTCCAAAGTCCAAAGATCTGGCAGGGGTCGATCGCTTATCTAAG GACGATACCGATGTCCAGGTTGATCGTAGTACAACAGACAAAGAAGtagaaaatatagaaaattcACCAACTGTTAAAGTTATGGGTATGGAAATGACAGCTAGTTGCGAGGGTAAGGGTAGTAGACCTACTACTCCTATAATACCTATTTCACCCAG CCATGTTGAGAGGGAGAAAACACCGCCTAAGCCAATATATTTAGAAGGTGCACTTCCACCGCAATGTGAATTACTTGTAACAGATTCAAAAACACAGGCTCAAAAAGCGGAAGAGGATGCAGAAGCACCTGTCGTACTCTCAGGCAAAATGACCCTCTCCCTTATCAGTCTCGACCAAAATGCAGCT GAATTTGGGGAAGAAAATCAGGAAGTAGATGGCACGGAAGAAGAGGCACAAGAAACTGAAGATGTAAATAAAGACAAGGAAGACAAGAAACAAGTGGAAATAGGCGAATACGAAGAGAAAGTCGAAGCAGAGATAGATGAGAGCAAAGACGATGAAGAAATAAGTGTAGAAATAGATGATAGCGAAAATTATGAAGCTGAAATAGAAGTAGGTGTCGAAGATGAAGAGTCAGAGGTAGAAGTAAGCGATAACGAAGACGAAGAGTCAGAGGTAGAAGTAAGCGATAACGAAGACGAAGAGTCAGAGGTAGAAGAAAGCGATAACGAAGACGAAGACGAAGAGGTAGAAGTAAGCGATAACGAAGCTGAAGAGTCAGAGGTAGAAGTAAGCTATAGTGAAGACGAAGATgaagtaaataattaa
- the Ric-3 gene encoding RIC3 acetylcholine receptor chaperone isoform X3 → MAEITDFGPRKTIFILAIVTGCFAVLWPKIFYPMLTASVTPHQTSDSSACCDVIFESDVNAADIMYEICQNILKHHQVDPRVRDVLKTVKLTPQSASLCREEILARCGIDLSTFLAERERLGKSSKQVLEEIRSFNGSLCLKMHFGIPLSQLGTPHLIRYHILMPHITIRQERRTPPHAGGLHPALRERGRAIPSSHIVPKVVDRPDHVVPKMRPPLGGAGHVVPAPKGSGIMGIIMPLYTLGIVLFFLYTIVKVLKKNSDGEIISEYPGAAAEKEFRKMVFSPEVFASAMTSGAMHHQKERSVSPHRPAPTIEELNDHGPPKSKDLAGVDRLSKDDTDVQVDRSTTDKEVENIENSPTVKVMGMEMTASCEGKGSRPTTPIIPISPSHVEREKTPPKPIYLEGALPPQCELLVTDSKTQAQKAEEDAEAPVVLSGKMTLSLISLDQNAAEFGEENQEVDGTEEEAQETEDVNKDKEDKKQVEIGEYEEKVEAEIDESKDDEEISVEIDDSENYEAEIEVGVEDEESEVEVSDNEDEESEVEVSDNEDEESEVEESDNEDEDEEVEVSDNEAEESEVEVSYSEDEDEVNN, encoded by the exons catGCTGCGACGTAATATTTGAAAGCGACGTCAATGCTGCGGATATTATGTATGAAATATGTCAGAACATATTGAAGCATCATCAAGTCGATCCACGAGTAAGGGATGTTCTGAAAACTGTAAAACTGACACCGCAAAGCGCAAGCTTATGTAGAGAAGAAATTTTAGCCAGATGTGGCATAGATTTGTCTACATTTCTCGCGGAAAGAGAACGCTTGGGAAAATCTTCTAAACAAGTTTTGGAAGAGATCAGATCATTTAATGGTTCCCTCTGCCTTAAGATGCATTTTGGTATACCCCTTTCTCAGTTAGGAACTCCACATCTCATCAGATATCATATTTTAATGCCGCACA ttaCAATACGACAAGAACGACGCACGCCCCCTCATGCGGGTGGTTTACATCCTGCATTGAGAGAACGTGGCAGAGCCATACCTTCCTCTCATATTGTTCCAAAGGTGGTAGATAGACCCGATCATGTTGTGCCAAAAATGAGGCCACCCTTGGGAGGTGCAGGGCACGTTGTTCCTGCACCAAAAGGAAGTGGTATAATGGGAATCATTATGCCACTATATACATTAGGCATTGTACTGTTTTTCCTCTATACAATCGTCAAG GTGTTGAAGAAAAATTCAGATGGCGAAATAATCTCAGAATATCCAGGAGCCGCGGcagaaaaagaatttcgaaaaatGGTATTTAGTCCCGAAGTCTTTGCCAGTGCAATGACCAGTGGCGCGATGCACCACCAAAAAGAAAGATCGGTATCCCCTCACAGACCTGCGCCAACCATAGAAGAATTAAACGATC ATGGGCCTCCAAAGTCCAAAGATCTGGCAGGGGTCGATCGCTTATCTAAG GACGATACCGATGTCCAGGTTGATCGTAGTACAACAGACAAAGAAGtagaaaatatagaaaattcACCAACTGTTAAAGTTATGGGTATGGAAATGACAGCTAGTTGCGAGGGTAAGGGTAGTAGACCTACTACTCCTATAATACCTATTTCACCCAG CCATGTTGAGAGGGAGAAAACACCGCCTAAGCCAATATATTTAGAAGGTGCACTTCCACCGCAATGTGAATTACTTGTAACAGATTCAAAAACACAGGCTCAAAAAGCGGAAGAGGATGCAGAAGCACCTGTCGTACTCTCAGGCAAAATGACCCTCTCCCTTATCAGTCTCGACCAAAATGCAGCT GAATTTGGGGAAGAAAATCAGGAAGTAGATGGCACGGAAGAAGAGGCACAAGAAACTGAAGATGTAAATAAAGACAAGGAAGACAAGAAACAAGTGGAAATAGGCGAATACGAAGAGAAAGTCGAAGCAGAGATAGATGAGAGCAAAGACGATGAAGAAATAAGTGTAGAAATAGATGATAGCGAAAATTATGAAGCTGAAATAGAAGTAGGTGTCGAAGATGAAGAGTCAGAGGTAGAAGTAAGCGATAACGAAGACGAAGAGTCAGAGGTAGAAGTAAGCGATAACGAAGACGAAGAGTCAGAGGTAGAAGAAAGCGATAACGAAGACGAAGACGAAGAGGTAGAAGTAAGCGATAACGAAGCTGAAGAGTCAGAGGTAGAAGTAAGCTATAGTGAAGACGAAGATgaagtaaataattaa
- the Ric-3 gene encoding RIC3 acetylcholine receptor chaperone isoform X1: MAEITDFGPRKTIFILAIVTGCFAVLWPKIFYPMLTASVTPHQTSDSSACCDVIFESDVNAADIMYEICQNILKHHQVDPRVRDVLKTVKLTPQSASLCREEILARCGIDLSTFLAERERLGKSSKQVLEEIRSFNGSLCLKMHFGIPLSQLGTPHLIRYHILMPHITIRQERRTPPHAGGLHPALRERGRAIPSSHIVPKVVDRPDHVVPKMRPPLGGAGHVVPAPKGSGIMGIIMPLYTLGIVLFFLYTIVKVLKKNSDGEIISEYPGAAAEKEFRKMVFSPEVFASAMTSGAMHHQKERSVSPHRPAPTIEELNDQAAGDIEIDQLRRRLVETEAAMERIVVQMGNISRSVMHSPSSQQELKDDTDVQVDRSTTDKEVENIENSPTVKVMGMEMTASCEGKGSRPTTPIIPISPSHVEREKTPPKPIYLEGALPPQCELLVTDSKTQAQKAEEDAEAPVVLSGKMTLSLISLDQNAAEFGEENQEVDGTEEEAQETEDVNKDKEDKKQVEIGEYEEKVEAEIDESKDDEEISVEIDDSENYEAEIEVGVEDEESEVEVSDNEDEESEVEVSDNEDEESEVEESDNEDEDEEVEVSDNEAEESEVEVSYSEDEDEVNN, translated from the exons catGCTGCGACGTAATATTTGAAAGCGACGTCAATGCTGCGGATATTATGTATGAAATATGTCAGAACATATTGAAGCATCATCAAGTCGATCCACGAGTAAGGGATGTTCTGAAAACTGTAAAACTGACACCGCAAAGCGCAAGCTTATGTAGAGAAGAAATTTTAGCCAGATGTGGCATAGATTTGTCTACATTTCTCGCGGAAAGAGAACGCTTGGGAAAATCTTCTAAACAAGTTTTGGAAGAGATCAGATCATTTAATGGTTCCCTCTGCCTTAAGATGCATTTTGGTATACCCCTTTCTCAGTTAGGAACTCCACATCTCATCAGATATCATATTTTAATGCCGCACA ttaCAATACGACAAGAACGACGCACGCCCCCTCATGCGGGTGGTTTACATCCTGCATTGAGAGAACGTGGCAGAGCCATACCTTCCTCTCATATTGTTCCAAAGGTGGTAGATAGACCCGATCATGTTGTGCCAAAAATGAGGCCACCCTTGGGAGGTGCAGGGCACGTTGTTCCTGCACCAAAAGGAAGTGGTATAATGGGAATCATTATGCCACTATATACATTAGGCATTGTACTGTTTTTCCTCTATACAATCGTCAAG GTGTTGAAGAAAAATTCAGATGGCGAAATAATCTCAGAATATCCAGGAGCCGCGGcagaaaaagaatttcgaaaaatGGTATTTAGTCCCGAAGTCTTTGCCAGTGCAATGACCAGTGGCGCGATGCACCACCAAAAAGAAAGATCGGTATCCCCTCACAGACCTGCGCCAACCATAGAAGAATTAAACGATC AAGCGGCAGGAGACATAGAGATAGATCAACTGAGACGACGTTTGGTCGAGACGGAAGCAGCCATGGAAAGAATTGTTGTCCAGATGGGCAACATATCACGTTCGGTTATGCATAGTCCAAGCTCGCAACAAGAACTCAAG GACGATACCGATGTCCAGGTTGATCGTAGTACAACAGACAAAGAAGtagaaaatatagaaaattcACCAACTGTTAAAGTTATGGGTATGGAAATGACAGCTAGTTGCGAGGGTAAGGGTAGTAGACCTACTACTCCTATAATACCTATTTCACCCAG CCATGTTGAGAGGGAGAAAACACCGCCTAAGCCAATATATTTAGAAGGTGCACTTCCACCGCAATGTGAATTACTTGTAACAGATTCAAAAACACAGGCTCAAAAAGCGGAAGAGGATGCAGAAGCACCTGTCGTACTCTCAGGCAAAATGACCCTCTCCCTTATCAGTCTCGACCAAAATGCAGCT GAATTTGGGGAAGAAAATCAGGAAGTAGATGGCACGGAAGAAGAGGCACAAGAAACTGAAGATGTAAATAAAGACAAGGAAGACAAGAAACAAGTGGAAATAGGCGAATACGAAGAGAAAGTCGAAGCAGAGATAGATGAGAGCAAAGACGATGAAGAAATAAGTGTAGAAATAGATGATAGCGAAAATTATGAAGCTGAAATAGAAGTAGGTGTCGAAGATGAAGAGTCAGAGGTAGAAGTAAGCGATAACGAAGACGAAGAGTCAGAGGTAGAAGTAAGCGATAACGAAGACGAAGAGTCAGAGGTAGAAGAAAGCGATAACGAAGACGAAGACGAAGAGGTAGAAGTAAGCGATAACGAAGCTGAAGAGTCAGAGGTAGAAGTAAGCTATAGTGAAGACGAAGATgaagtaaataattaa
- the Ric-3 gene encoding RIC3 acetylcholine receptor chaperone isoform X4 translates to MAEITDFGPRKTIFILAIVTGCFAVLWPKIFYPMLTASVTPHQTSDSSVTIRQERRTPPHAGGLHPALRERGRAIPSSHIVPKVVDRPDHVVPKMRPPLGGAGHVVPAPKGSGIMGIIMPLYTLGIVLFFLYTIVKVLKKNSDGEIISEYPGAAAEKEFRKMVFSPEVFASAMTSGAMHHQKERSVSPHRPAPTIEELNDQAAGDIEIDQLRRRLVETEAAMERIVVQMGNISRSVMHSPSSQQELKDDTDVQVDRSTTDKEVENIENSPTVKVMGMEMTASCEGKGSRPTTPIIPISPSHVEREKTPPKPIYLEGALPPQCELLVTDSKTQAQKAEEDAEAPVVLSGKMTLSLISLDQNAAEFGEENQEVDGTEEEAQETEDVNKDKEDKKQVEIGEYEEKVEAEIDESKDDEEISVEIDDSENYEAEIEVGVEDEESEVEVSDNEDEESEVEVSDNEDEESEVEESDNEDEDEEVEVSDNEAEESEVEVSYSEDEDEVNN, encoded by the exons ttaCAATACGACAAGAACGACGCACGCCCCCTCATGCGGGTGGTTTACATCCTGCATTGAGAGAACGTGGCAGAGCCATACCTTCCTCTCATATTGTTCCAAAGGTGGTAGATAGACCCGATCATGTTGTGCCAAAAATGAGGCCACCCTTGGGAGGTGCAGGGCACGTTGTTCCTGCACCAAAAGGAAGTGGTATAATGGGAATCATTATGCCACTATATACATTAGGCATTGTACTGTTTTTCCTCTATACAATCGTCAAG GTGTTGAAGAAAAATTCAGATGGCGAAATAATCTCAGAATATCCAGGAGCCGCGGcagaaaaagaatttcgaaaaatGGTATTTAGTCCCGAAGTCTTTGCCAGTGCAATGACCAGTGGCGCGATGCACCACCAAAAAGAAAGATCGGTATCCCCTCACAGACCTGCGCCAACCATAGAAGAATTAAACGATC AAGCGGCAGGAGACATAGAGATAGATCAACTGAGACGACGTTTGGTCGAGACGGAAGCAGCCATGGAAAGAATTGTTGTCCAGATGGGCAACATATCACGTTCGGTTATGCATAGTCCAAGCTCGCAACAAGAACTCAAG GACGATACCGATGTCCAGGTTGATCGTAGTACAACAGACAAAGAAGtagaaaatatagaaaattcACCAACTGTTAAAGTTATGGGTATGGAAATGACAGCTAGTTGCGAGGGTAAGGGTAGTAGACCTACTACTCCTATAATACCTATTTCACCCAG CCATGTTGAGAGGGAGAAAACACCGCCTAAGCCAATATATTTAGAAGGTGCACTTCCACCGCAATGTGAATTACTTGTAACAGATTCAAAAACACAGGCTCAAAAAGCGGAAGAGGATGCAGAAGCACCTGTCGTACTCTCAGGCAAAATGACCCTCTCCCTTATCAGTCTCGACCAAAATGCAGCT GAATTTGGGGAAGAAAATCAGGAAGTAGATGGCACGGAAGAAGAGGCACAAGAAACTGAAGATGTAAATAAAGACAAGGAAGACAAGAAACAAGTGGAAATAGGCGAATACGAAGAGAAAGTCGAAGCAGAGATAGATGAGAGCAAAGACGATGAAGAAATAAGTGTAGAAATAGATGATAGCGAAAATTATGAAGCTGAAATAGAAGTAGGTGTCGAAGATGAAGAGTCAGAGGTAGAAGTAAGCGATAACGAAGACGAAGAGTCAGAGGTAGAAGTAAGCGATAACGAAGACGAAGAGTCAGAGGTAGAAGAAAGCGATAACGAAGACGAAGACGAAGAGGTAGAAGTAAGCGATAACGAAGCTGAAGAGTCAGAGGTAGAAGTAAGCTATAGTGAAGACGAAGATgaagtaaataattaa
- the LOC143349011 gene encoding mitochondrial inner membrane protease subunit 2: MGIRRFLGSVVVGVPLGLVFLDTVGSISKVDGISMWPTLNPNKDNSDYVILNRWAIRTQDIKRGEIVALTSPKHPEQTLIKRVVGIAGDIIHTHGYKLEILQVPEGHCWVEGDNINRSTDSNIFGPVSIGLITAKATHVIWPLNRLQCLHPSMLNHRFPLNVSRAPAG; encoded by the exons ATGGGAATACGACGATTTTTAGGAAGCGTTGTTGTGGGTGTCCCTCTTGGGCTTGTCTTTTTGGACACAGTTGGTTCCATATCCAAGGTAGATGGAATCTCAATGTGGCCAACTTTAAACCCGAATAAAGACAATTCTGATTATGTTATTTTGAACCGCTGGGCAATTCGTACTCAAGATATTAAGCGTGGCGAAATAGTAGCCCTTACATCACCGAAACATCCAGAGCAAACATTGATTAAACGTGTCGTAGGAATTGCCGGTGATATTATACATACGCATGGATATAAGTTAGAAATCTTGCAG GTACCAGAAGGTCATTGTTGGGTAGAAGGAGATAATATCAACCGCTCTACGGATTCTAATATTTTTGGGCCAGTTTCTATTGGTTTAATAACTGCTAAAGCTACTCATGTAATATGGCCACTTAATAGGTTGCAATGCCTTCATCCTTCTATGTTAAATCATAGATTCCCGTTAAATGTATCGAGAGCACCGGCTGGATAA
- the LOC143349010 gene encoding KICSTOR complex protein ITFG2 yields the protein MRAVSFVKRLQWDLPGTVCRHGLTIGDVDNDGDNELVVGTAEGELYIFKGSELWQKIPGLGLVTSVAIGDIFNYGRNALVVICGDGWAHIFYGPRSVNPSTINATSAQQSAKETTDQDNIKTSHPGVDTATGVNMTNSQSSDQTDGNSEANELSGKMECVHVQRIPTNTKVVLVADVDKDGANEMILGLTDRVVRSYRWSSNLELGRGKLVGLNKWECTNQIGTVTLQHMADGTPTLLVAQPGGTFMRIKCNPKDCHLEDEAHKTDDESAASCVDYQTLGISRMRNQNISTEIIGDLESTLENKMADECKDFKQNVSSSIKQDITLKSDSQEFTGNTPQFEAKRENFDTAEEREKEKTSRIESYKVERVPDKADCSNIDEVDGNLLGGNLILGEYDTKTEKDSLLPTYKDFCCSDSSNNNNIERVQEKDKIEANATIKSSSSQGKPYALATLDGTIMLVKDEVILWSMQVDRMIFALCRLDVTGDGSDEIVACAWDGQTYILDQQRNSVRFQFEEPVRAFCTGNYNVSPGISTPCLVYNTFNNKIFLYHDVTLPSMVIRPLIPLEELEPEEKKTLDDLLQNCSDMERQQRMQQLTEWLLYGVS from the exons ATGAGGGCCGTCAGTTTTGTTAAAAGACTGCAATGGGATCTACCTGGCACAGTGTGCAGACATGGATTAACGATAGGGGATGTTGACAATGACGGTGATAATGAATTAGTCGTTGGTACTGCAGAGGGAGAGCTTTATATTTTCAAA GGATCAGAGCTATGGCAAAAAATACCTGGTCTAGGCCTCGTTACTAGCGTTGCTATAGGAGATATTTTTAATTATGGCCGGAACGCGTTGGTCGTAATTTGCGGGGATGGCTGGGCACATATCTTCTACGGTCCAAGATCTGTGAATCCTAGTACTATCAACGCGACATCTGCTCAACAATCAGCTAAGGAAACAACCGATCAAGATAACATTAAGACCA GTCATCCAGGTGTGGATACAGCGACAGGCGTTAACATGACAAATTCTCAGAGTTCGGATCAAACGGACGGTAATAGCGAAGCAAACGAGTTATCTGGTAAAATGGAATGTGTCCACGTACAAAGAATCCCGACGAACACAAAAGTAGTGCTAGTAGCTGACGTTGACAAAGATGGTGCAAACGAGATGATATTAGGCTTGACCGATCGCGTAGTTAGATCATACAGATGGTCAAGCAACTTAGAACTAGGAAGAGGAAAGTTAGTCGGATTAAATAAGTGGGAGTGTACCAATCAAATAGGAACAGTCACGCTGCAG CACATGGCGGATGGAACGCCAACGTTATTGGTTGCTCAACCCGGAGGAACGTTTATGCGAATAAAATGCAACCCCAAGGATTGCCACTTGGAAGACGAAGCTCACAAAACGGACGACGAGTCAGCAGCGAGCTGCGTGGATTACCAAACATTGGGAATATCGCGTATGCGCAATCAGAATATTTCAACAGAAATTATAGGAGATCTGGAGTCCACGCTAGAGAATAAAATGGCCGACGAGTGCAAAGACTTTAAACAGAATGTTTCCAGCTCGATCAAGCAGGACATAACTTTGAAATCAGACTCGCAGGAATTTACAGGGAACACTCCACAATTTGAAGCGAAGAGAGAGAATTTTGATACAGCGGAGGAACGCGAAAAAGAGAAAACTTCTAGAATAGAAAGTTACAAAGTAGAGAGGGTTCCAGATAAAGCTGATTGTTCCAATATAGACGAAGTCGATGGCAATTTGTTGGGTGGGAATTTAATTCTTGGCGAGTACGATACGAAAACGGAAAAGGACTCGTTGTTGCCCACGTACAAAGATTTCTGTTGTTCGGATAGCAGcaacaataataatattgaACGTGTACAAGAGAAAGATAAAATTGAAGCTAACGCGACCATAAAGAGCAGTTCGTCTCAAGGAAAGCCTTACGCTCTTGCAACTTTAGACGGGACAATAATGTTAGTCAAGGACGAAGTTATTTTATG GTCCATGCAGGTAGATCGTATGATATTTGCTCTGTGCAGATTAGACGTAACCGGAGACGGTTCTGATGAAATAGTTGCTTGCGCGTGGGATGGACAGACTTATATTTTAGATCAACAACGAAACAGCGTACGTTTTCAGTTCGAAGAGCCAGTCAGAGCATTTTGTACAGGCAACTACAACGTTTCTCCAGGAATTTCAACGCCCTGTCTCGTGTACAATACATTCAACAACAAG ATCTTCCTCTATCACGACGTTACGCTTCCAAGTATGGTCATCAGGCCTCTCATCCCTCTGGAGGAGCTCGAACCTGAAGAAAAGAAGACTTTAGACGATCTCTTACAAAATTGCAGCGATATGGAAAGACAACAAAGAATGCAACAATTGACAGAATGGTTATTATATGGAgtatcttaa